A region from the Actinomycetes bacterium genome encodes:
- a CDS encoding nitroreductase family deazaflavin-dependent oxidoreductase, producing MAYRDFVNWLSSTKVGGWLTRQTAARIDPWIYRKTNGRWVMAGRPTIPQVILTTTGRKSGQKRDVQLAALHDGDDFVVVASNFGQEHHPGWMYNLEADPKAWVNSDGVDFEVNAHSMSAEEKEEIWPRLHEIVPQFRTYLTRTDRDIRIFRLSPT from the coding sequence ATGGCCTACCGGGACTTCGTCAACTGGCTCTCCTCCACCAAGGTAGGGGGATGGCTCACACGCCAGACCGCGGCGCGCATCGATCCGTGGATCTACCGAAAAACCAACGGGCGCTGGGTGATGGCGGGTCGACCCACGATTCCCCAGGTGATCCTCACCACGACCGGCCGCAAGTCGGGCCAGAAGCGCGACGTGCAGCTGGCGGCCCTGCACGACGGCGACGACTTCGTGGTGGTGGCATCCAACTTCGGCCAGGAGCACCATCCGGGCTGGATGTACAACCTCGAAGCCGACCCCAAGGCCTGGGTCAACTCCGACGGGGTCGACTTCGAGGTCAATGCCCACTCGATGAGCGCGGAGGAGAAAGAGGAGATCTGGCCGCGACTGCACGAGATCGTGCCCCAGTTCCGCACATATCTCACCCGCACCG